ATTAATTGAACGGTTCCCATTTAGATTTAGATATCAAAATACAGTTAAATGTGTCATAGTTTTATTATTCTCAATTGTGGCAGGTCATGTGCTTATTTGTCAAAGAGTCCCTCGTAGAATGTGTATTTTGGTACTAATTTGTGTGCTTTAGAATACCACTATAACTCTTGTGTAATCTGAATAAATATTGCTTGTTGAGGTAATCAAGTAAGAGCGGTAgattaaaagttacaaaaatgacaataattcCAACACCAATTTATATGTCAGTGTGATATTTGTCTACAAATTCGGTTTTATTACAGCAATGTCAGTACAAAACTGAAAGTACAGGCATTGATATTTGCAAGTAATTGGAAGTTGTAGCTTTCCAACGTTACGAGAGTTAAAATTATATCTGGCATTTCCTTATCATTGTTTAGAGCTATTTTAGTAATAGCCTAacgtaataaaaacgagaaagtaAATGTAATATGACACTGCATTGTCATTTTATGGAGCTATCTTggaacttgtatttttgtcattgTAACGGAAACGAAAATATAGATGTTATTTTGCACTGCCTTCTCACCTTTTTTTAGCTATCTTGGTAATTGTAGCTTCTATCATTTGTCAAAGCAATGAGGACGAGAGTTTTTTTAATCGTTCTTGAGCAATATGTTAGTAATGGAAACTTGTATCTcttttgaatgaaatgaaaacaaacgtTTATATGTTAGATAACAttctcttattttatttttacatgttatcGAATTTATAGGAAACTATACTTTTTGTTAGCGATATAAGGACAAATGATTAAATATTATTAGCATTCCCTAGTCGTTCTAAATCTCATTACATTTTCACCTAGTCGCTTACAAAATAAGGGTTTAATTACCGAGCATTTAGATATATCAATGTGATAATGTTTTAGTCATAATACAGGGTTAAAAATGCGGATTCTGAAATTGCAAAAACATGTATTTACAGCGACACTGAGTCACCAAACATTCTTCTATGATACTGTCTTGTCAACCTGTCTGTAAAATCTCGCCATCCCAGAAAGGAAGTGACGCAATGTTTGGACAGCAGGATGTAGAGTTTATAACTTCATAATATATATTACTTACTGCATTGTCAATTGTTCTTGAATTTGCTTATTATAAATCATCTTGAGAAACAAGAAATCTGTTTTAAAGGCGAAGTACCACTAGTGAAGTTTAAATAGAGATTCTGGTTACACGGCTGATACAAAAAAGTCATAACTGTGTAATGCTGAAAGTTTCGTATAGCGTATTTTTACATTTCGTAGATCGCATATGTCTACATAATATTCATATATATGCCCCGCAATTTTGAGAACAAGTAGCAGCTTTTTTCTTCTAAAGAGGTTATTGAATATGGAATAGAGATATTGCCCTGTATCATATATGTTTGTCAGTTTCGGAGAGCTATTCAAACTTACTCTTGAAATTaaagttaatcgctacgctttcctgttTGATGTTGCGATGACTAATtaagtgtaagactccttgatgctcTTCTCCTCAATGCTATAAAAACGGAcagagggagtggaattttgtcttgcagctcgCTTAGTTgagcccttaaaagttaggctcttggtgctctgacttcagacaagttgttgagtacattagtgtatttataccttagattgaccctattttaatgttttaatttatatgatcTAGTAtgttgtcactaatgttagagcctttctttttcttttgccaTAAGTGAGTTATCATGCCAACAATAATTCTATCCGCCGGCCGTCTTtggcggtgcccgactgttttTTTTCCTGCTTCTGTATCTGTGCGTGTTTGTCATGGGTGGTGCCCCACAATCGTCCTTGGGTGGTGTTCGACTGCTGCTTTTCCTGCTTGTGTGTATGTATATCAATGAGTGTTTGTCATGGGCGGTGCCCGACTGTGATGTTTTACTTGCTTGTctttttgtttatctgtgtatattagttgtttgtgtgtgtgtttgtcttttgtacgtgcgtgtctgcaACGTTGTAGGAGTACTAcatttaaggaacgtggctttccctgtttcatattcatccttgctttaccACCCATCGACATCAGACAATTTTATCTACCCCTTTCCACCCAAACCccaattttctgtattttgcatatattaatAATGTACCTGTTGCTGGAATTTTGAACCAACCCGTCTACAATacttttccgttacagtttcttttgttgtgggcctcctttgcgatgcatggctctatggctgtgttttcgggaaatctactcttaccttttgTCTTTCGttgtacttaaattttttgtaaGACTAATAGATATTTCAAGGCAGGATCTCTTTGGTAAATATTACAAAATCATGTATACAGAAAGTAAACACGAGGAAATAAAATCGTGTGccattttcattcatttcagaTATATGGTCAGTATTGACTCATCGACCTTTTTGTAGTCACATACATTACatactgatttgtttaaaaatagttcgcCTAATAGTGTAAACCGTATGAAGCTCAAAAggactgtgtcggtgcgacgtaaacccgacaaatcaaatcaaatgaagTTCAAATTTTCAAGGCAGACTGATAAAGGTCAAATAAAGATGAGCTACGGTATAAAAGAAGATAATAAGCCTGAGCCTCGGCAGACATAGTCATTatctatttgtattttgtttagaaaacattataatattgttTACAGAAATGGAATTGACAATTTATTTTAACATTCAACACTTTCCAGAATGTTTGCGGTCTTATAGAAAAgtatgtttaaactttttatcGTTGCGTGCAGTAAATATTGGAGCATTTGTTGACATTTATGACGTTTGTCTTGTTAACAATGAACTGATATATTTGGCATTGCAATATATTTATTAACAcgctttttaacaattttaacaataaatttttaCACAAGACAACACAACAATGGGAGACACAAGACAACACTTCGATGGGAGTCTtctaagaaaatgtattttacatttatagaGACAATAACCTTTGGTTCTTCCGTCTGTTTCTTGCGGTCAACCACTAACTTCTCCTTAAAAAGGGGTAAGGTTGTACATACTGCAGTGTTGCTTTCCTTCACATAATAATTCAGACAAGATTAACGCATACCTAAGCAGCAACTACAATGCTATATCTGCAAGCTCTAAAACTTGatacagattttgtcattttctaatGGTTTATTCAAAGTCAGGCACTGACAGTTAATGGAATTTGCTACTGGATAGCTTTACTGAACGATTCCTGATAGCTGGactgaaagatggaaaagtgAAGATTTCAAATCTGTGATGAATTGTTTTGAAAACACTGAACTATGACGGAGCAGGTTATGCCAATTATATAACAGCATGTTCAAACTATAGATATTAATATGTCTCAACTGGAAGCAATATAACTTGTTTCAATATGTCTGGTGAAGCTGTCGAACTATATACACATAAAAGCCTGACAACAGCTGGACTAGCTGTATTGCAAGATGATTCTAGATTGGTATGTGAACCTAGTAACAGCAGCATTCaacttatttcagaaaacatgaAAAGCAGCGGGATAATATTGCAGTAAACAGATACCTTCTGTATTGCACTTAATGGCGAAACGATGAAACTGTACATAGGCAGCTACTGTCTGTACAGCTGCAGTGATCGGTATAGTCTAAAATGAAATGATTGAATTCTATTATTAACTGTACTGTCTAGACATTGTGGTTTTGTTACTgacaaacataataaaatattattattcaaattaGTACTTTTACGGGTAAATCGGGGCTTGAAAAGAGgattttatttaaagaggataacatatttagTTATAGcaagttttacataaaatggTACTCTAACATAACGATTTAAACATTATATCCATAGTGTGTAACATTAACATGGAAGtgaagaatttaaaaaagtaCTATGAAAAAGTTAATCCTTAATCCTAATCGTAATCAAAAGACATACGTCATTAGATAAAATGCATGTTGTTCAATATGCGACATACAAATGTACGACACATCCCATTcgaaaaatattgaaatgtcgtacaaaaaaaaagtacattgaacattcaaattttgtcatATACAGAAAAATGTGTATGCCATTCAGAGCGCGACATTTGACATACGACAATCGACAAAAATTAAATGTCTTGCTTAAATGACGACGTCATACGACATCCAAAATGTGACTTTTAAAGACGAAAATGATTGTCGTTTCGTGCGCGACATTCGGCATACGGCTATAACCTTTAATCAGAGATAAGTTCAAGTCTTCTGTAATCTCCGGTAAACGCATAACCTTTAATTATCTCTTTAAAATCACTCAAAAGTCTTAAGTCGTCTCAAATTGAAATAATCACAAGAagagctttattgttgatattACCGTGTTGTTactatttctggtcctttgtgatcatgaAGCCCAGtcaatattcttttttattaacgTGCTCCTATAATGCCAGTGCTTGGGGTGAAGGGATGATTTTACATTATCCCACCACTCATAAAACggcctcaatcaaaccgagtctgcaaaaatgtttcttggttgcgttctttacTTCTAAAGAATCTTCTTGTCGAATTGTTTCATCAGAATTGGTttctattatattaaaaaatacagctaGTTAAAAATGTAGATAAACTGGAACAAAAAAGGCGTCGTGAAATATTGTTATGATTACGTAAGTATCGTATAAATACTACAAGAAATCCAGACTTAAAACAAATTAGCATACCTATTAGCATAACGACACACCGAATTTGTTGTAGGCAAGGTATCTGATagtatatacattttatacttcTACGATAGAAGTTACTTGTAGTTGTTCTTAAATGGTAGCATATGTAGCTGTACACGTTCAAGAGCACCTGCTAAACCAAACAGTGTTggtatattttcttgtcctttggcaTCAAAGCTACCAATCAGTTTTACTGTAATTGTTATAGTATTCCCCTTTAGAAAGTACTAAGGGGCTTgaggggtattgcacatttcattacctctaatgaacaaaCGAATCAAACCGAGTTAGCTAATATGAAGCTTGGtcgcgttctatgcttccaaagggccttttcacagattttatttcttaaaatatccTATGTTTAAACATGTAGATTTACTTGTAATTAGGAATTTGATTACAATTTTTCGCATATTGTTCAGCGGTCTCTTAATATTACAATATATAGGCATTTTTAAATGTACCGTACACGTGCGTGCCTTAAAATgtcaacgtctcctatactatcaATGAGACGAGAGAGCCAGGACAATTATCAATctacttgtattcattcaattagATATCCTATATTTCAGAGATAATATTTTGATAGAGATGTTTAAAGTCCACAACTTTATATACATTATGTTACAGTAATGGGATTGTTAACGTACATTCATAGTTTTTTGTGCAAATATCTTCAATCTTTGTTTTACTTATAGGATTCAAATGTACTAGATACTGAGTAAGTCTTTTTGTATGTCATGAAACTTAAATCTGCTTAAAACTTTGACAGGCACCATTAAGATTTagtataatatattcattttcatcatttcatttgcaactattattattttcatcaaaacgcGACCATAAAGCGATACGAATAAGCTCAGACGAAAGGCTAGTTTTTAGATACCATAAATTACACCATACAGGGTGACGTAGCttttaaaattgtaattgtaatGACTGGGAACATTTTATATGCTtattaatttgatataaataCTGTTATTGATTTAAtggtttcatttttattgaagtACCGACTTAATTATGTGTATAAGTATAATAAGTTGCAATAATTAAATGGACGTAATGGGAAGATTGTTTTTAATTCAATAAGCTCTGAGATGCAAAATCAGGAAAAAAGTTCACATTATTTTCAGTTACTGTTAACAGTACTCAATGATTAAATTTATCTCAGTAATGTATAAGGATTCAATACGGTTGCGTGCTCGTAGGTGTTATAATGTCTTTAACACCGTAtgtgaatttttaaattttaagctgTGATCTGATTTCAATGAGCTGTAATTTAAAGGCCAGTCGTGTGCCTAACCAATTGTAGGAGAGCTTCCTAAAATACATGAATGTGAGTTGAGTCAGAAAACGGACATTATTCCATCCAGGTAGATCAGCTGATGTCCTGATAAGAATTTAGTTTATTTGACTGTTTGACAATTTCAGCTTACATGTACATTAAGTAAGAAGTTATCATAATCTACGCTAGACTATTGATGAAGAAATTGAAGATAATAAGTAATTGTGTACTTAAATTCATTGTGTAACAGTGAATCTAACAGTGACTTTTTAAATCTCTATACTGTTAGTGTTAGTGTACAAATTAATCACTTTCGATTTCTAAGTGAATGTATTAATGGACTCAATGTACATAGTTATGATTTCAAATTTCACTGCAAATTTGTGAATTTGATTAGTGTTTAAAAAATAAGTCCTTTCATTGGACTTTGttatatttaattcaaataattACAAACAGTAAACATTAGTAgaattaagaaaaaatttaatatatttatcaaaaaaaaaaaacataaaaaaagcaCAAAAAACATAGTAGCATGCATATTCTAGAATTGTTTTATTGACAGATTATAGACAAATGATTAATccattttcttaattaatttacaattaccaTGGACTATCTAGAACTGCAAGATTATAGCAAGTACCAGTGTGATAAATCACTTGAGAACAACAGTGCCTTTTTACCTGGCTGACTGTTGTATTACATTTTCTGCTTACTGCTTCTTTATCACATGCCCAATGTCAGAGTTCAGATTTCAGATTTCaactgtcaaattttcaaattcttaTATTTGCAAGCAAAATAACTCCTATGAGATATTTTTGTATACCTTTATTCAACATCATACAAAGATAAACTTAAGAATgtgagaaaatatatttaataattgcaTTCTTAATTTAGTCATGtagaaaaaaaccaaaaaactgaAGGAAGTCTGAATGGGTTTGAATTGCAAAGATTGACAAATTGAGGTGGAGCATTCCTTTTATACTAGGACCCTGGGGTTTaactgctggtggcaagtgatttcgTTTGCATCGTCTATGCAACCAAGATCACCcctacatccgtgcagtctgatcatgtctgcactgttcgctattcagtcagtaaattttcattggaCACttcttcgaatgataaatggtactgcccaagttgaatgatggaccagttcattttagaaaattagcagggtaaacgTTAAgttaaaatattgcaatttaataCCGGCATGTAAATCCTAATTGGTCTCATGTTTCTTTGTGTCAGTACAAGACTAAGTAAACTTTAAAATCGTAAAGAGAAATTCTGGGAAAATAAAGTCTAAACAAAGGTATTACTGCTGGAGATATAGACAAAAAAGTGTAGAAACGAAACAGTACAATGTATCACAAGGCATATTACAGATCTTGAAAGTCTGCAGTTATTTCGCTTGGCTGCTTCCTGTGCTTTCAAAGAATGTTATTTCTCCATTTCTTGctttatgataataattttaacaataattatttgtACCAGTTTTGTTTTAAAGACATACTTGGCACGTAAGGCACTCGAAcctgaaagtttaaaaaatatcatcGTGGTGTCTAGTACTTTCACTTTGTATCAAAACATTACCCAGCTTGTGCTATTTTTCCATCAGCTACTTAAATTCGGTTCTAATTTATAATTAAATCATTCAAAAAGCTGCCCGAGGATTACAAAATGCTCCTCCTCCTGAAATGGGCATTGCTCTTACAGAAAATAAAGGAAATTTAACTTCAAAAATGATCTATTAAATATAACTTCATTTTGCATGCTGTAAGATACTCTGTAATAATACTACTTTTaagcattttttattcaaatatgagTTATCAGGAAAGAGGAAAGATAAGGATTTCACCATCATTCACTGGTTTTAGTTCACAGCCGTAAACAATATGGATCTCGGGTACCAGCTTACGGATATTGTCAGAACTGTTCCGAACACTTGTGTGAGACATGCTATAAAATCCACACAAAACCATCACCTCTCAGAAACCACATTCTGCTAGACAAGACGCAAATGCCTCAAACCCAGGATCCAAGTATACTAACAATTCCCCAAGATTTGACTGAAATATCTGAAATATGCCAGCAACACCATGGTAAAATAATAGAGTATTTTTGCACAGATCATAACAGGTTAGGTTGCAGCCCATGTATGACGATGAACCACAGAAATTGTAAGATTGATTACATTCCAGATGTCTCCAGAAAATACATATCAAGTCCTCAATACCAGAGTCTTCTACAGGCCTTGCAGACTTTACATGGAAATGTGCAGGAAACAGCTAAATTAATGAAAAGGAACAAGAAACTCATTCAAGAAAATCAGGATAGAGTCAAGGCAGATATTCAAAACTTTAGACAAGAAATCAGCACTAAACTAGACGAATGGGAAGCTGAAATCTACAAAGAAATTGAGAGTCTCATTTCCGGAGAACATCAGAGGATAGATTCAGCACTGACTCAATGCAACGAAATAACAAGAAAGACTGAATTACAACAAACAAACTTCAAGACTCTCGAACGAGATAAGAAATGCAACACGATGTTCATACATGGCAGGGAAATAGAAGAGTCAATCAAAAgggacatgaaaattgaacaggaGTTGAAAAGAGAAACTAAAGCTAACAGTTATATATTTCAACCAAACTCTGCAATCAAAAATCTACTGGAGACGGAGACTTCATTAGGAACTTTATTCAACACTGGTGTAGAGTCCAAAGCTAATACAATACAGGACCAGGCGGAAGATAATAAAGTAACTATATCCATACAAATTCAGTCGCGACCAAAACATCGTGAGAACGTGTCCAGTTCTGACATTTCTGTTACTCTATTAGATCAAATTAATGTCAAGAAAGCCAGCGATAGATCTGATTGCGAATTAACAGGACTTGCAGTAATTGACACAGACAGACTTGCTGTTGCTGATTACCGAAACAAGAGTATTAAGATTGTTGATGTGAAGCAGACGACAATCGTTTCTGAGCTGGAAATGACTTCAAACCCATGGGACGTGACATTGTTACCAGGCGACCAGCTTGCAGTTACACTTCCGTATGAAGGCTTGATACATAGTTTGTCATTTTCTGATGGTTTATCTAAAGTCAGGCAACAGAAAACTCATGGAGAAAGCTATGGGTTAGCTTTTATTGAAGGAAACCTGATAGTTGGGATGGCAGACGGAAAAGTAAAGATTATGAATCTATCAGGGaaagttttgaaaacaatggaCTGTGGCGTAACTGATTTTGTCAATAATGTTACAGGATGTTCAAACCATATCTGCATCTATGTTTCATGCGGTAGCAGTGTAACTCGTTTCAGTATGTCAGGTGAAACTGTAGGACGGTATACACATGAAAGCCTGAAGACGCCACGTGGACTAGCTGTACTGGAAGATTGTTCAATATTCGTATGTGACCCTAGTAACAGCAGCATTCACCTGATCTCAGAAAACTTGAAAAGCAGCAGAATGATACTGCAGGAAACAGATGAGCTTATGAAGCCTTACTGTATGGCGATTGATAGTGAAGAGAAGGAACTGTACATAGGCAGCAGCACAAAATGCAACTATATAAATTTTTACAGACTAAAGTAATGGAGCTCATTTTCATTTACAGTTAATGTAACTAACTATAACAGGCTGAGattgttttatgtaattgtaCTATTCTTACCAAATGCGATGGAAATTGGAATGCCGTTACCCTTCCATCAATTGATCTTAATATAAAAATGCCTTAAGTAGGTTCGGTTAGGGACTCTGGTAATGGGTCGGCGAAGAAACACCTATTATACATGTCAGCACTGTACAGGCGGTATTTTTTAACTCACTACCACTACCTCTACAGTTAAATTTGCCCGTATATTCTAAGATAGAATGATAAGAGACTATCATAATAAaaacataacatgtacaacaaaattGAAATTCCTTTCTGTATTACAGTGTGTAGAACTTTGTTTGCTATAGGTGAATGACTATGTTTGTTATGAATAAAGGTATGTGTTTTCTATGTATAAAAAGCcttattctattttcttttcttaaatgTCACGGATTTCATGACGACTCGTTTTACTGTGATATGAACAGACATACTAGACACTTACCGTTGGGGGGCATGATATGAGCAAACGTACTAGATATTCACCGTTTGGCGCATGATATGAGCAAACCTACTAGATACTCACCGTGGAGGCATGATATGAGCAAATATACTAGATACTCACCGTTGGGGGCATGATATGAGCAAACATACTGGATACTCATCGTTCTGGGTATGATATGAGCAAGCATACTAGATACTGACCAGTTAGAAGCATTATATGAGCAATCGTACAGTACTAGACACTCACCGTGGGGGGCATGATTTGAGCAAACATACTGAATACTCACCGTTGGGGCATGATATGAGCAAACGTACTAGATACTCACCGTTGGGGGCATGATATGAACAAACATACAGTACTAGATACTAACCGTTTGGGGCATGATATGAGCAAACATACAAGATACTCACCGTTGGGGACATGATATGAGCAAAAATACTAGGTACTCACCGTTTGTGGCATGACGTGAGAAAATATACTAGACACTCACCGTTGATGatagggggtcatgatatgagcAAACATACTTGATACTCACCGTTTAGGGTGGGGGTATTTTACGAACAGTATACTAGATATTTACCGTTGGAGGCATGATATGAGCAAACATACTAGATACTCACGGTTGGGGGCATAATATGAGCAAAGACCAAACATACTAAATATTCACCGTTAGGGCATGACATTAGCAAACGTACTAGATACTTACTGTTGGGGCATGATATGAGCAAATATTCTAAGTATTCACCGTTGGGGTCATGACATGAGCAAACATACTTAGACACTCAATGGTATCGGCATGATATGAACAACCATACTAGATACTCACCGTTTTGGGCATCAAAACATAAAGAGAAGaaactaaatatttaaatttttacattttattaaaatgtaaaaagttaatgatGCATGAAACACGTTAATTTTAC
The genomic region above belongs to Mercenaria mercenaria strain notata chromosome 12, MADL_Memer_1, whole genome shotgun sequence and contains:
- the LOC123534635 gene encoding uncharacterized protein LOC123534635 is translated as MNHRNCKIDYIPDVSRKYISSPQYQSLLQALQTLHGNVQETAKLMKRNKKLIQENQDRVKADIQNFRQEISTKLDEWEAEIYKEIESLISGEHQRIDSALTQCNEITRKTELQQTNFKTLERDKKCNTMFIHGREIEESIKRDMKIEQELKRETKANSYIFQPNSAIKNLLETETSLGTLFNTGVESKANTIQDQAEDNKVTISIQIQSRPKHRENVSSSDISVTLLDQINVKKASDRSDCELTGLAVIDTDRLAVADYRNKSIKIVDVKQTTIVSELEMTSNPWDVTLLPGDQLAVTLPYEGLIHSLSFSDGLSKVRQQKTHGESYGLAFIEGNLIVGMADGKVKIMNLSGKVLKTMDCGVTDFVNNVTGCSNHICIYVSCGSSVTRFSMSGETVGRYTHESLKTPRGLAVLEDCSIFVCDPSNSSIHLISENLKSSRMILQETDELMKPYCMAIDSEEKELYIGSSTKCNYINFYRLK